The proteins below come from a single Thermopolyspora flexuosa genomic window:
- a CDS encoding PhoH family protein, producing the protein MAVSSMTSIHTDPTHLRANGSATGPRTDRRTYVVDTSVLLADPAAMTRFAEHEVVLPIVVITELEAKRHHPELGYFARKALRFLDDLRARHGRLDEPMPIGEGTIRVELNHSDPSILPAGFRLGDNDTRILTVAKALAAEGNDVVLVSKDLPMRVKAASIGVTAEEYRAGQVIESGWTGMAELQVATEDIEHLFEHGTVELEEARELPCHTGLRLLSAKGSALGRVMPDKSVRLVRGDREVFGLHGRSAEQRIALDLLMDPEIGIVSMGGRAGTGKSALALCAGLEAVLERRRHRKVIVFRPLYAVGGQELGYLPGTENDKMGPWAQAVYDTLGAVTSPEVIEEVLDRGMLEVLPLTHIRGRSLHDAFVIVDEAQSLERGVLLTVLSRIGANSRVVLTHDVAQRDNLRVGRHDGVVAVVEKLKGHPLFAHITLTRSERSPIAALVTEMLEDITP; encoded by the coding sequence GTGGCAGTGTCCTCGATGACCTCGATCCACACCGACCCGACCCACCTGCGCGCGAACGGCTCCGCGACGGGTCCCCGCACCGACCGGCGCACGTACGTCGTCGACACCTCGGTCCTGCTGGCGGACCCGGCCGCGATGACGCGGTTCGCCGAGCATGAGGTGGTCCTGCCGATCGTCGTGATCACCGAGCTGGAGGCGAAGCGCCACCATCCCGAGCTCGGCTACTTCGCGCGGAAGGCGCTCCGGTTCCTCGACGATCTGCGGGCCCGGCACGGGCGGCTGGACGAGCCGATGCCGATCGGCGAGGGGACGATCCGGGTCGAGCTCAATCACAGCGACCCCTCGATCCTGCCCGCCGGGTTCCGGCTGGGCGACAACGACACCCGCATTCTCACCGTCGCCAAGGCCCTCGCCGCCGAGGGCAACGACGTGGTGCTCGTCTCCAAGGACCTGCCGATGCGGGTGAAGGCCGCCTCGATCGGGGTGACCGCCGAGGAGTACCGCGCCGGGCAGGTGATCGAGTCCGGGTGGACCGGCATGGCCGAGCTGCAGGTCGCCACCGAGGACATCGAGCACCTCTTCGAGCACGGCACCGTCGAGCTCGAGGAGGCGCGCGAGCTGCCCTGCCACACCGGCCTGCGGCTGCTGTCCGCGAAGGGCTCGGCGCTCGGCCGGGTCATGCCGGACAAGTCGGTACGGCTGGTGCGCGGCGACCGCGAGGTGTTCGGCCTGCACGGCCGCTCCGCCGAGCAGCGCATCGCCCTCGACCTGCTCATGGACCCCGAGATCGGCATCGTCTCGATGGGCGGCCGGGCCGGCACCGGCAAGTCCGCGCTCGCGCTCTGCGCGGGCCTGGAGGCCGTGCTCGAGCGGCGCCGGCACCGCAAGGTGATCGTGTTCCGGCCGCTGTACGCGGTCGGCGGGCAGGAGCTCGGCTACCTGCCCGGCACCGAGAACGACAAGATGGGGCCGTGGGCGCAGGCGGTCTACGACACCCTCGGCGCGGTCACCTCGCCCGAGGTGATCGAGGAGGTCCTCGACCGGGGCATGCTCGAGGTGCTGCCGCTCACCCACATCCGCGGCCGCTCGCTGCACGACGCGTTCGTCATCGTCGACGAGGCGCAGTCGCTCGAGCGCGGCGTGCTGCTCACCGTGCTCTCCCGGATCGGCGCGAACTCCCGGGTGGTGCTCACCCACGACGTCGCGCAGCGGGACAACCTGCGGGTCGGGCGGCACGACGGCGTGGTCGCCGTGGTGGAGAAGCTCAAGGGCCACCCGCTGTTCGCCCACATCACGCTCACCCGGTCGGAGCGCTCCCCGATCGCCGCCCTCGTCACCGAGATGCTGGAGGACATCACCCCCTGA
- a CDS encoding isoprenyl transferase, with translation MGLRDFVYRLYERRLEAKLANGPIPKHVGVIVDGNRRWARAMGLQDVSRGHRKGADKIDDLLVWCREAGVEIVTVWLLSSDNFNRPKEELEPLFEIIEDTVRRLVAGGWHINPMGALDLLPDHTARVLKEAKEATADRPGLIVNVAVGYGGRREIADAVRSLLQEHASKGASIEELVEVLDVEHIAEHLYTRGQPDPDLVIRTSGEQRLSGFLLWQSAHSEFYFCEAYWPDFRKVDFLRALRSYAARNRRYGC, from the coding sequence ATGGGCCTGCGTGACTTCGTCTACCGCCTGTACGAGCGCCGGCTGGAGGCGAAACTCGCGAACGGCCCGATCCCCAAGCACGTCGGCGTCATCGTCGACGGCAACCGGCGGTGGGCCCGGGCGATGGGCCTGCAGGACGTCAGCCGCGGGCACCGCAAGGGCGCCGACAAGATCGACGACCTGCTCGTGTGGTGCCGCGAGGCCGGCGTCGAGATCGTCACCGTCTGGCTGCTGTCGAGCGACAACTTCAACCGGCCGAAGGAGGAGCTCGAGCCCCTCTTCGAGATCATCGAGGACACCGTGCGCCGCCTCGTCGCAGGCGGCTGGCACATCAACCCCATGGGCGCCCTCGACCTGCTGCCCGACCACACCGCCCGCGTTCTCAAGGAGGCAAAGGAGGCCACCGCGGATCGTCCGGGCCTGATTGTGAACGTTGCGGTTGGGTATGGAGGAAGGCGTGAGATCGCTGATGCGGTGCGCTCCCTCCTCCAGGAGCACGCCAGCAAGGGCGCGAGCATCGAGGAGCTCGTCGAGGTCCTCGATGTGGAGCACATCGCGGAGCATCTCTACACGCGCGGCCAGCCCGACCCCGACCTGGTCATCCGCACCTCCGGAGAGCAGCGCCTCTCGGGCTTCCTGCTCTGGCAGAGCGCCCACTCGGAGTTCTACTTCTGCGAGGCCTACTGGCCGGACTTCCGCAAGGTGGACTTCCTGCGGGCGCTTCGCTCCTACGCCGCGCGGAACCGTCGGTACGGCTGCTGA